The Humulus lupulus chromosome 4, drHumLupu1.1, whole genome shotgun sequence genome has a window encoding:
- the LOC133829187 gene encoding uncharacterized protein LOC133829187, producing the protein MASAALLPNNQQQQQSEVGQQGAFPNNNRGDQASSTTIASVSFGSIGPFFAVISVLLVLTVLSCYLGRTYGRRWAAAPLEKIDLGGGGGGGGGCGFYSWIKRLKSRLWMACHEFEVRQNNKKVVLGEDEKSDIKVRDGEV; encoded by the coding sequence ATGGCAAGTGCAGCATTATTGCCTAAtaatcagcagcaacaacagtcaGAAGTAGGGCAGCAAGGTGCTTTCCCGAATAATAATCGTGGTGATCAAGCGAGTAGTACTACTATTGCTTCAGTTTCTTTTGGTTCCATTGGTCCGTTTTTTGCAGTAATTTCAGTGCTGTTAGTTTTGACGGTCCTATCATGCTATTTGGGGCGGACGTATGGCCGGCGCTGGGCTGCCGCTCCTCTGGAGAAGATTGATCTTGGCGGTGGCGGAGGCGGTGGTGGTGGCTGCGGCTTTTACAGTTGGATTAAGAGGTTGAAAAGCCGTTTGTGGATGGCTTGTCATGAGTTTGAAGTTAGACAAAATAACAAAAAGGTGGTTCTTGGTGAAGATGAGAAAAGTGACATTAAGGTTAGAGATGGTGAAGTTTGA